CAACTGCTAAATCATAAATATGTTGACAATAAAATATTATGCTGCATATAATATTTTTACAACATAAATGGAGGATTGCAGCATGAAACCAATCAGCGTTACAGTTTCCGGCAGAGGATATGTTGTTTTGCCTGCACATCTAAGAAAGGAAATGAAGATCACATCCGGATCAAAAATTCTAATTAATAAAGAAAAAGACAAACTTATTCTGGAAATAGTTCCGTCCTTTACAAAAAAATTATCCGGACTCACAGGGAAGACAATAGGCGACAGGCCTGAAACCGTGGATGAATTCATCGACGGGGAACGGGAAGAGAGGCTTCCTTGATTTCATTAAAGAAGCTGAAAAGTACCGTCTACGGGAAAAAAGTGCTTATTGACAGCAATATCATCATATATTTAACGGATATGATTCAGCCCTATGACGCTTTATCAAAAGAATTATTTACCATTATAGAAGAAGGAAAAGCGGAAGCGGTCATCTCTATTATCTCTGTCGTTGAAGTCATGCAGGGCCCAATAAAAGCCGGAAAAGCGGATATTGCAATTGAGGTGAAAGATTACCTTGTTAATTTCCCGAACTGTCAATGCCTGAACATAACCTACGATGTTTTGGAAAAAATAGGAAATGATGGCAGGATAAACTGGAAAGCGCTGCGATCCATTGATAGCCTGATAATTGCTTCCGGTCTCTATTCCGAAGTCGATCTTTT
This Desulfobacterales bacterium DNA region includes the following protein-coding sequences:
- a CDS encoding AbrB/MazE/SpoVT family DNA-binding domain-containing protein; protein product: MKPISVTVSGRGYVVLPAHLRKEMKITSGSKILINKEKDKLILEIVPSFTKKLSGLTGKTIGDRPETVDEFIDGEREERLP
- a CDS encoding PIN domain-containing protein; this translates as MISLKKLKSTVYGKKVLIDSNIIIYLTDMIQPYDALSKELFTIIEEGKAEAVISIISVVEVMQGPIKAGKADIAIEVKDYLVNFPNCQCLNITYDVLEKIGNDGRINWKALRSIDSLIIASGLYSEVDL